The following are encoded together in the Dama dama isolate Ldn47 chromosome 29, ASM3311817v1, whole genome shotgun sequence genome:
- the LOC133048485 gene encoding splicing factor U2AF 65 kDa subunit-like, with the protein MSDLDEFERQLNESKQERDKENRHRKRSHSRSRSRDRKRRSRSRDRRNRDQHGASRDRRRRSKPLTRGAKEEHGGLIRSPCHEKKKARRYWDVPPPGFEHISPMQYKAMQAAGQIPATALLPTMTPDGLAVTPTPVPVVGSQMTRQARRLYVGNIPFGVTEEAMMDFFNAQMRLGGLTQAPGNPVLAVQINQDKNFAFLEFRSVDETTQAMAFDGIIFQGQSLKIRRPHDYQPLPGMSESPSVYVPGVVSTVVPDSAHKLFIGGLPNYLNDDQVKELLASFGPLKAFNLVKDSATGLSKGYAFCEYVDIKVTDQAIAGLNGMQLGDKKLLVQRASVGAKNATLSTISQTPVTLQVPGLMSSQVQMGGQPTEVLCLMNMVLPAELLDDEEYEEIVEDVRDECGKYGLVQSMEIPRPVDGVEVPGCGKIFVEFTSVFDCQKAMQGLAGRKFANRVVVTKYCDPDSYHRRDFW; encoded by the coding sequence ATGTCGGACCTCGACGAGTTCGAGCGGCAGCTCAACGAGAGTAAGCAAGAGCGCGACAAGGAGAACCGGCACCGCAAGCGCAGCCACAGCCGCTCCCGCAGCCGGGACCGCAAGCGTCGCAGCCGGAGCCGGGACCGCCGCAACCGGGACCAGCACGGCGCCTCCCGGGACAGGCGGCGCCGCAGCAAACCTCTGACCAGAGGCGCCAAAGAGGAGCACGGTGGGTTGATTCGCTCCCCCTGCCACGAGAAGAAGAAGGCCCGCAGATACTGGGACGTGCCGCCGCCGGGCTTCGAGCACATCAGCCCCATGCAGTACAAGGCCATGCAAGCTGCGGGTCAGATTCCAGCCACCGCCCTCCTCCCCACCATGACCCCCGACGGTCTGGCTGTGACCCCGACGCCGGTGCCCGTGGTCGGGAGCCAGATGACCAGACAGGCCCGGCGCCTCTACGTGGGCAACATCCCCTTCGGGGTCACTGAGGAGGCCATGATGGACTTCTTCAACGCTCAGATGCGCCTGGGGGGGCTGACGCAGGCCCCCGGCAACCCCGTCTTGGCCGTGCAGATCAACCAGGACAAGAACTTTGCCTTCTTAGAGTTCCGCTCGGTGGACGAGACCACCCAGGCCATGGCCTTCGACGGCATCATCTTCCAGGGCCAGTCGCTGAAGATCCGCAGGCCTCATGACTACCAGCCCCTGCCGGGCATGTCGGAGAGCCCCTCGGTCTACGTGCCTGGAGTCGTGTCCACCGTGGTCCCGGACTCTGCACACAAGCTGTTCATCGGGGGCTTGCCCAACTACCTGAACGACGACCAGGTGAAAGAGCTGCTGGCGTCGTTCGGGCCGCTCAAGGCCTTCAACCTGGTCAAGGACAGCGCCACCGGGCTGTCCAAGGGCTACGCCTTCTGTGAGTACGTGGACATCAAGGTCACGGACCAGGCCATCGCGGGGCTGAACGGGATGCAGCTGGGAGACAAGAAGCTGCTGGTCCAGAGGGCGAGTGTGGGCGCCAAGAATGCCACGCTGAGCACCATCAGCCAGACCCCCGTGACCTTGCAAGTGCCCGGCCTGATGAGCTCGCAGGTGCAGATGGGCGGGCAGCCGACGGAGGTGCTGTGCCTGATGAACATGGTGCTGCCGGCCGAGCTGCTGGACGACGAGGAGTACGAGGAGATCGTGGAGGACGTGCGCGACGAGTGCGGGAAGTACGGGCTCGTCCAGTCCATGGAGATCCCACGGCCCGTGGACGGCGTGGAGGTGCCCGGCTGCGGGAAGATCTTCGTGGAGTTCACCTCTGTGTTTGACTGCCAGAAAGCCATGCAGGGCCTGGCGGGTCGCAAGTTCGCCAACAGAGTGGTGGTCACAAAATACTGTGACCCCGACTCTTACCACCGCCGGGACTTCTGGTAG